DNA from Larimichthys crocea isolate SSNF chromosome XIII, L_crocea_2.0, whole genome shotgun sequence:
CAGGGGCTGATGTGGTTTGGACTGGTGTTGGAATAGCTGAACATTGCGTTGACAGTCCAGAAAGAGCCGATATCgaggcagaggaagaaacaaTGGTGACCGACGTAGAACCTaatggctgtgtttgtgtggagtaGATTGGTAGTGTGATGGTACCACAAGTTCCGGCTGGGGGACAAGTGCCTGATGTAGATGATAACACTGGATCGTTTTGAGGGGCAACATTTAGCAGTGTTTGGGTCATGTCTCCAACAGTACTGAGGGTGGTTAGTTTAGCAGGCAAAGGCTCTACTGATGGGAAGGTTGGTGACTCTTGTGAGGATGTTACTGGCTGAAGTGTGATACTTGTTAGAGGAGGCTGACTGAAACCTGGTAAACAGGAATACATCTGCAGGGAGTCAACAAGGCCTTGAGAGGGGGTCTGTACATCTGCAGACATCAAAGGGGAGGGCTGAAGAAGATCCAGCAGTGTGCCCTGACTGTTATCAGCAGAATTTGCTAATGAGGGTTCCATTGTGTTAGCTGTCAAGTGGTTCATTAACACAGTAGACCTCTCAGTTGATGATACAAAGTGGCTGCTGTCAGGCTCTGAGTTTAGGGGTTTACAAGCTTCAGACTGTTGGGTCTCAAGTGGTGTGCCTTCTAGCCCAGGAGTCATCTCAGGTAAATGTGAACTAGTGTCACATCTCTCAAGAACAAGGGGTGTTCCAGAAGCAAATGCTAAACTGGAACCCTGGAATAAGTCCTCTGAATACGAGGTTGCAGGCACCTTTGTGAGTAAGTTAGGCAGAGCATCATGAACTGGTGTAGGAAGCATGGTCTCCTGATTTACTAAAGGAGTGTCAGAGCTTTGCTCTTTGATTGGAGAGTTTCTGGAAATGTGCTGAGAAACGAATGATATGTTTTCCACATTTGAATGACTCGCATCACAGGATTTAGATGGATCATGAGGTGAACCGTCTGTGGGTTTTTTGCTGGCAGCTGAGATGTTTACTGATGATAAATCAATGTGCCCTTTATTGGATGACGCTTCAGGAAACAGACTCTGAACAGCCTGTGTGCCGTTTGTGGTTTCTGATTCCgggagatttttattttttaggtttttggCCTGTATTTGAGCTTGACAAGAACCTTCAACTTTCTGAGCATCATCGTTGGTCGCCATACTAGCATCACTCTCTGTACCGTCATCCACACCATCCAGTTGAGCCATAGGCcgggaggaaggggaggagggagactTGGAATGATCTTTTGATCCGGGGCAACTGACTATTTTCCGCGAAAAGTCAAAATAGTGCTCCATATCATCATCAGAGGAGCTGTTGCCTAACTCATCCCCAGCTGAGGCTGCTGACCGTGGCAGGTTGGCAACAAGAGGCTTCCTCTTGTGTACTTCTTGGGCTCTTCCCCAAAATTCCTCCTGATCATCACCTTCCACTACTATTTGCCCCCCACAGTTCATTGCCACACCTTCATTCAAGAGTGTCTCTTCAATCTCCAGTTCTGTCCTCATCTCTTGGCCAAGACTCATGGTGGGATCCTTGTGGAATGAACTGTAGGGAAATTCTTCTTCACCCTTCTGTTGGTTTAAGTCCCCCTGTGGTGACGAACCATTTGCTGGAGAGACATCTTCAGGTTCTGGTGAAGCTAAGAAGTTGTGCGGCACCTCAActgagtctggctggctcagatCAAATGACAAACGATTTCTGGGTAGATGTTGTATggatgaagagaaagacagatttgGAGAGGGAAAGCTGCCTGCACTGTCCTGCCATGTAGACtgaggaaagaaagatgaggTACAATGGGTCATTGTATTCCCAGGACATCGGACTGAGGAAGCACTTCTACCTCCGACTGGGCGGGATGATGGAGAAGTTATTAGGTTGTCTGTAGCACCAAGTGGAAACAGTGGGGAAGTGGGATGGGAAGATTTTCCAGCACGGAGCGTTATTGGTCCAGTCAGAGGGCCCAGAGGAGGGGGGGATATGTGAGTACGGGAGCCTGTTGTCTGTGAGTGTGGACTGTGGCGACGCACCCGTCGAGTCTCCTCCAAATCACTTATGGTTAATATGTGGTGGGGTTTCACCTGGGTTAATCCTAAGAAGAAATCACAATTAACCTGCAGCTTGAGACTTATGTGTTTATCATTGCTAGTGAATTTAGATAACTCTTACCAAAACATTTTAGGAATTTATATTTTACCTGGGGATGGTAGAGGTCGGGACATTCCTCCAGCTGGTCTCCTGGTTTGGGGATAACTGGGAATCTTTGGCCTTGCACCATGATCTAACTTGGAGGGAGGTCCTTGGACAAAGGTTTCCTCCATTGGGGGTTGGGGTTCTGTTATATCAGTCACTTGGGCTTCAGATTCTGAAGATTCATGAAAAGTGTTAATGAAACAATTAGTGTCTCTATCTATCAATTTACAACAGCTTACTTGTAACATACTGCAGCATTTCAGTAGTAAAACACACACCGGGTAGTGGACAGGGGCTGTGAGCAATGGTGTGATTGTCTCCTTGATCAGGCATCTCCTCAACAGGCTTCTCAGGGACAACAGGTCGGACCTCCCTGACTGTACATGTATATTTGCATCGTCGCAATGGATTAACTGTACTCCAGTACCAACGAGAGCACCttagaaaagaacaaaaaagttTTATGAAATGCTTTTCATTCCATGTTGCAAATATGATTTATTCTATAATTAAGTTTGAAACAATCAAATGCAACTTACTGAAAACCCACAGGACACAGTTTTCCTTTGCTAGCTGAAAGTTCTGTCAGCACACCCAGTCTGTCTATCTGTAAGGAACCTGTGTAGTGACAATGTGGATACCAATTATTAGTTAAACATAAGCTcatatgaatacatttcacaCAGTAGGCAGGAAATCAGTGAGAAGAAAGGTGCTTACCAATCATCACGTTGATTAATTCTGGTTCCAGACCAGTCAGGAACTTTCTGCGGAGGCTGATGCCCTCAAAATCAACATACACTCTGCGGTTTACTTCAAATTCTTGACCAGTTATCATCTGtacaacaaaaggaaacatttatgagtgtatgatttttttctgtgtccagGAATTTACACCCATCCTGCATGGAAGTATTCACCAACCAAAAATctttcagaacaaaaacaagtcataAACAATTCCAGACTCAAATACCAAACACTTTGTGACACAGCCGTTGTGgtaagagacaaaacaaaagacaaaatcagaatcagaaatactttaataatcccaggggaaATTTACCCTGCCACTGATGAGATGTCGGTGTTTGTAGCAATAGACCTTCTTATCATCCTGGAACACACAGTGACGAGAGCGGGCACACATGAAGTGATAGTTGCTTTGACAAGATGTCAGGCAGCATCCCACTGTGGCACCCGTCTGGTTGCAGCGTTCACACCGCTAAGAGGGGGGTTGAGATTGACGGGACAAAAGGATGACGTAGAAAGAGTCAGAAAGGAACAATCAATTATAAACTATcaattgttatattttgttttttactctcaaatatatatatttagtttgcAAGTAGCAATACTGTGCAGGACTACACATTATTAAATAGATATAGGCTATTCTTAGATTAAAAACTAACCATCAAGCGGCCCCTTGTGACAGCACTGTGTACATGCAGCAGAGAACCATTGTCTTCTTCAAACACCTCAGCGGACCACAGACAGCAGTTGACATGTGCCCATTCATTCTGGCCCAAGTATAGCAACCTTCCTGCTTCctatgaaacaacaacaacacaaaagaaTTAGTGAACCATCTTGAGTCCAGTATTTATAAGCAGTTTCCTCTTTAGGTTGGGTATCCACAATATACTATGagttatttacatgtttaatgcATTACTTACATTAGGTTTGAGGTCTCCATATTTTTGGCACAAAGAGCACTGTCTCTCATCATCCTTAGACCATCCGGTGTCTAAATCTGCTTTTGAAAGCCGCCCCCTTTTCCCTATATAAATGCACAAGAGTAATGGCTTAAACACTGGCCAagatttaaaaattaaatcatgaGTTgccagttttattgtcatttctcCTGACAGCATTACCTTTGAATTTGAGCCTGACAGCCCTGCTGGTTTTGAAGTGGTTCCGGCACGTTGGCTCCCCAGACATCGGAGAAACTGCCTCTTCTTCCTTTACATCTAAGCTTTGTCCGTTGTCCTCCTGCAGGAGCCCCAGCGGAGCCATGGAAGAGaactcctccctctcctgccaCTGAGCATAAACATGCTCCGTTGTAGGAGGATGAACAGCATGTGACAGCATCCccctattaaaaaaaaaaaaaaagaattattatgtcataaaaaacagaagtgcTTGTTAAAACGGTTATGCAGTACACCACTATTATAATAccataattatattatatattattactgaCCATTGAGCTTATTACATAAGCCATGCATGCAAAGAgtcattttcaaatgtaatattatttactcACATGGGCAAGTCTTTGGTACAAGGGTTCCACACCTTTGGGTCTTGGCTGTTAAACCAATTAAAAACCTCCTCAAGGagctaaaggaaaaaaaaaatcatctgttaATACGTAAATGCTAACTCACATCAATTTCTAAAACTATTTTACAGCTTCACTTTTCAGTTTGTTcccaaattcaaaataaataaatatttaaatcaccTTTAAGTAGTAAGAGCGTGCCAGAGCAGTGGGTCTCTGCTCCTCTGGAAGATCGTCCTCTTGCTCAAGCCTCTTTCGTACCACCTGAACTACATCTTCATGGAACATtttctataaaaacattttttgtatcCATTAAGCTGCACATCTTAATTTTGTCTACCACTGTACAGCAATGATGTCTACATACAGAAACAGGCATACATACAACATGTGACTTCAATCTTACAATACCTTATGTTACAGTTTATTGGAATAGCAGATTGTGTACTCACCAGTGTGGTGTAAAGGCCTTTGTCAAACTTCTTGCCTACAGCTCGGAGGTCACAGGCTGGCTGTCCCTCTATTCCACTGTCAGGATCAACCAACttctcacactgcagcagaaacCAAAACATCAATTGATTATTTGTCACAGTATAATATTtgactcattaaaaaaagaaagcagactCTCTTACCTGTGAGCAAGTAACAAGGTGCTGGGTGAGGGTTGATGAAAGCAAGCAAGCGAGCACCTTTTCCACCCCGGCCCTGAGCTCAATGTAGAGCAGCTCTCTCCAGGCACTGGGCTGGGTCACACTGCATGGCCGACATGAATACACTACACTCTCTGGCAAGCTGGACAGGATCTCATACAGCTCATCTGAAATTATTTTACATAAGATGAAAAATGCATTGCAAAGTGAAATCAGttagtttttctgcatttaaaaaaaaaaaacccatgatagaaaatgtttttacttgaTCATGCACACTTACTGCATGCGTGTGAAGGCAAATGATAGGTAAGCTtttttttgagctttttttccctctcattACAGTCTGTTATCCCTTTCTTATTTTGTTTCAAGTTATGCAAATAAATTTAAGAACACTTGAAAACTAAAATTTCATATCATAATTTAGGTTGCCATTGTTCacaataagatttaaaaaaataaaaatcacctgTTAGATCCTCACACTTGGCATGTACCCAGTGGTTACAGGTGCCACACTGCATCATCTGACTGTCATAGTCATTGTCCTCATAGCACTTGAAGCAGATTGGACAGTAGTTACCTGAGAGACAGATGCATTAAGAGGAGATTAGCCTTAACTTATCAGTTATGTTGGTAGATAAAAAAGGAGCTGACAGATCAATGTACTGAAGGTGTAATGCCCACCCAGTTCATAGAGTTTTGAACAGTCTGGACAGAGTCCTTTGTCGTGGTTCCAGTCAGTGTCCCAACTCTTCCCAGGTGTGACACCACAACTTTTACACCTGATGCATGTCATACAGACCTGCACAGAAATAGATATCATCATATTAGGACCCTGTTAGGACCAACAAACAATGTATTCCAACCTTAGAATGATTATAGTGAAGACTTTGAGTTTATAAGAAATGTAAGCCTACCCAggctttcctcttcttgttttgttttggataaTTGGGTCCCAGACAGGAGGTATGATAACAGTTCTGGCATCGTTCACACTCCAATAATGGCTGCGGGAGACACGAAAAGTGTAACGATAACTGACTGAAATGCATTAAGACTGTGATGTAAAATCGTGCAAACCAAGTCAAATTAGTAGGCTGTACCTTTGAGtgcttgtttttcctcccaCACACGTGGCAAAACTTGCAGCGACGACAGCACCAGTTTTCCTTGTTCTCTTCAGAGGGGCGCTCCGCTGGTTCAAGGCAAAACTGGTGGAAAGGCTCACAGCATACTTGGCAATACAgcatctgcaaaaaaaagaaaaaaacaaaacaaaaagaactttATGAATTTCAACACACTGAATATGAtgagatttgtgtgttttcatctgcaTCATTTGGCGTTCTGATTTAGTACAACACAACGAAAAGACCCTTCAGTCAGTCACAATTATATCtattaaaacagagaaaaatgtacTGAGCACTTACCTCGTGTTGCCCTTTACTGGCACAAAGGAAGCAGACATAAGGTGGCATGATGGGCGCAGAAGTTAATATACTTAAACCACCCATATTCCAGACATTCTCCGAAGTACAGTcctcctgaaaacaaacacacattttcagcaaGTATATACAAAATagtatatatatgcatacatgcacTATGTTCATTGTTATAAATATACAGTGACCTCTAGTGGATGAAAATACTGAATGAAAATTTTGTCAGTTACAATggcttttatttactgtatgtgcaacTCTGTGTTATAACACTGTGACATTAACACTCTTCCTGCAGAACTAATAATGTTTGAAGCAAACTTATATATCAATAATTTGTACTGCAACACATGACCTACCTTGAAGTCCACCCTGATTTTGTGAGTAGGTTTGGAACACTCAACATCTCTCTGCTCAAATCCATGAGCCAAGGCAGCCAGGACACTGGGAGGGGTCTGCTCCAAAGGACCCTGAGGCACAATGGTAACATGAATGAGGGCAGCAATggacacatatatacacatgatATATAGGTATTATCTTCACGTGTGCACATGACATGTCGACAGAGCACAATAAGAACAAAGGGTTGGACCAGTACATCAGGACTTTTGTCAACATGGCTGCTTTGTCTGCTATGATCTCATTAACAACAGAAACCTCTTCAAATGTCTCcatgttttgttacatttataCTGTACAAAATCAAAAGTTCTCAAGAAACATAATCCTGTGTGGATTTAGGATTATTCCCCCATCATCTGCTGCCTAgtggatatatttttttttattttgtatataacAAGCCTTACATCTGGATTTATGCTTGTATCAAGGCTGTAGATATCTAGGCTTAGATTTTGATTTATAGTTCACCTGTATTGAATGTGATCAGGTTATATTGgacttttttctttacattccTTCATTAAGTTTGTGATATGGGGTGGGCCACGAGAATCTATGTCCAGGTAACTTGTTTTTTTGCCCTGTGTTATTAATTGatcagaaattatttttattgcgGTCATCAGAGGGTTTGCAATGGACATTGCATTGCTAGATGCCTGttgctcaaataaaaaaagactgctGAGTCTTTTTCAACTTCCTTACTGTTGTCTTATCAGTAacttaaagggaaaaaaacaagcagcacaTGATGACCAATTACAGTTCTTGTAGTCCCCACCTGGCATTTCTGTAAACACCGGCGCCCTGACATGTATTTACACTTTTGAGGATACACACGTCAGCATAGCCTAGGGCACAGCTAGGCTGCTTCAGTGTGTTGGCTCCATAAATATGAAGTAAACCCTCAACACGGCACGATTAATCAAGCTGAAATCTGTCTTGTGTTTGATATAGAAATGAATATGGCAGAATTTACAGAGTCAACAGATTAGCCATAAGTTAGACTGACATGATCTTGAAGGCATCCTAGTTTTATACACCTTATTTGAGGAGTGAGAACAAGAACTAGAATTACTGGCTACCAGCAGGGCAGCAGTACAAATGGACAGCATGTGCTGAATTTGCAAAAAGGAGCAGGAAGGAATAAGGAGGGGGTTCTCAGCCGCATCATGCCAGAAACCGGCAGGACACAAGCAACACTATTTGGCATGTTCTCAAAATTGGCAACAAATCTGGCAGGTTGGTGTCAGGATTATGGTAATATGTTAATAATTTGGATTGATCAACGCAGTGTGCCAGTGCTGGACAGCAGACCTTTTCGAAAATGTTCCAACAGCCTAACACTTAATATGTGACTAAGcataaaacacagatttacacaCCTTTTCAGATTTACGTCGACCAGGTGGTACACGATGTGAGCTGGACTTTCGATGCCTGACTTCATCATCTGAAATGTCTCCAAGGAATCCATCCAGTGACACAAAGTCTTTAgggggacagaaaaaaaaaaaatatatatatatattataaaaaaagaaatgatctcTGCTGCTGACAATAAAAATACTCAACTAGANACACTTTCTAGCAAAACACAATTCACAAGTTCACAGAAAGACTACAGCTCCACATTATAAGCCAGCAGATACTTACGATCTCTGCTGCTGACAATAAAAATACTCAACTAGATCTTGAATGAAGCATCTACCTCATTTGGTTTCTGTTAAATTACCTTGACTGAAACGGGGTCCAGCACCCCTTCTCCTGGCTGGCGAGGCAGAGCTTTGGACAGCTTTGTCATCTAGATCGGAGTCGTAGTCCACCAGGTCAAAGTAGACGCGGGGTTTCACAATACGCTTTGGCTGCTTCCTTACTGATGGGCTGTGGTCGTCACCTTGGAGACCAGATGGTGAGTCCGCAGCACCCTCGTTCCCTTCGTCATTACTCGAATGACCCCCACTGAAAGAGGGTCGCCGTCGCTTGGAggaaccttaaaaaaaaaacaggcgtTGAATGTTACAGTAATAGCAGTATTACagcaacatgaataaaaaaaaaaaaagtaaaattaccTTTCGGTGCTGTTCTTCCACTTAGTCTGCGTGCTTTCCTCTCTTCAATTTGATCACACCTCTTATAccttgtggtaaaaaaaaaaaattacttacTTTTTAAAGAATGTGATAAACTCCTCTACAGTTATGAATAAAGGATAGATCAACTTACACACAACACTGCCGTTTGGTGTTGGGACCACCAAACTTGGGTTTGTCAAGGCAGTTCATGCACTTGCCACAATCATCCTCGTGGTTGCAGCCTTTGCATACTCCACACCTCCGAGAGCGGTAACCAAATGGCCCGAGTCCTTTCCGTTTCACAAAAGTCGGCGGCTTTTTGACCTTGGTGACCTTTGGATCTGACAGCCCAGGACTGTCTGACTCAGAGGGAGACCCAACATCTGCAACAATAAACATCCATCAGTCAGTTCATTATTCACCTTTCAGGATGTGGTTGCAGTAACTGATGATTTGGTGGCAGCAATTTTATTTTGGCCACTGACTCACTCACATATAGCGTCTTAAAAAAGTGTTCTGAGGATACACATTCAAAGTGAATCATAATAGCCAATGATACACATCAAATATATGGATTTACAGTGCAGGAAGAAGGTTTTAGCCAACTTGATAATCAATGCAAAGACTTGTGAAGTTTATTGTGCATTCTACAAATGAATTgaaatgcaaattcaaaaacatcaaTGTGGGCTGAAGTGAGAAAGCAAATATAGATAAGTCTGCCATTCAGTGTACAAATACCTTTAGTGATGTCTGATGGGGAAATGCCAGTTCTTTCATGAAGAGGCAAGGCGCTGAGCCTGGGAATGTCATCTGGCACCAATGCTCGAGGCTGCCCCAGCACTACTGATGCAGCACGACACACGTGCTTGATACGTGGACCTCCTGCTCTGCGGAACTCCTGGCACAGTGGAGAGATGAGCTGCGGCTGGGAAAAATGAAACGATATCAAATTAGGAAAGAAGCAGTGAtgtaaataaattcattattaaataaacaataataaacatcagGAAGACcaacacaacagacaacagattGTTGGTTGTATCGATCGTTTTAAACCTCGGGCCTATTGATTTGCACACTTACTTGTCCTTGAGGTGGCTCTGTCTTAACTGAAACATCAGCACCAAGCTGAaccctctgcttcctcctttGTCTCTTAGCAGTCACATCCCGAGACCTGGCGCCAGCCGGGCCAGATAACAGCTGCAGGGTTAATAGGCAAAAACAAGGCATCAATACAAGCCCCCAAAAGCTACAAAATCACCCTGCATTATTCATGTGTTGATGAGGTTTTACTCCTCTATGACAGATCCAATTACAAACAATTTATCTAAAATGGACAATTAAAGTGTAAAATGACAGAGAATGCTTTTGTGGTAATCATGATCTTACCCCTGATGACTTAAGTTGTTTCTGCTGGTCAATCTTAATGAGCTGGACCTTGGCTTTCCTGAGGAGATTGaacattcttttatttgcacCAGTAAGGCGCGCTCTTTGTGAAACTCCCTTCTCCACAGATCCAAGACAATCGCCTGCGCCTGAGTTCAGTTCTGACCGCAGCTCTCCTGTGGGTGATATAAAGTAACATTTCTAGTCCAGAAAAAGTAGCAAATCCTCAGCATTAGATAATGAGATGATTTAAATAACTTTGCTCTTACCTGGGTGAAGTTGAGCAGCGTCTTTCCCTGCTAAATCCTCCTCTTTACTGTGCTGAAGCACAAGAGACTTGGAATTTGTAGTCCTAACGCAAACAGAAACTTTTCTCACCACTCCAGGTGAATCAAGGTCTTCTATCTTGAGCTTGGATTTGTCCTTCTCTGCTTTTGTACTTCGTTGCCTAAGGCTAATGCTCATGGCCTCATCATCAAGTCCTTCTGCTAAATCAACGGGAGGCTGAGGAGGTTTACTCACACTATCCATCTCTGTTGGGTTCTTGCTTTTGAGAAGTCCTGCGTGTGCCTTCTTTAACCTTTGATAAATCTTGAggtgagctgtttgtttgttaaacttTAggggacttttctttttctgagcaTCCAGTAGTTCAGTAGACAGTTCTGTGGGCTTATCAACTGGTGTCGATAAAAACAGATCCTCACATTTGCTCTCTGGAGTTTTGTCCAGTGTATATACTTCCTTGTTAGACTCTTCTGGCACGTGCCACTTGAAACTAGAGTTCTTTAGAAGAGACTTCTTCTTCTCAATTTTGCCACTTTTTCTCTCAGAAAATAGGCTGTCAGCAATGTCAATGTTGTCATCTAGGTCCTGAGCTGAAAACAGATCGACATCCAATTGAGCTTCACTCAATATGTCCTCCTCGTCCATTGGCAGGATGGGGGATATTGCTCTGCCTGTCCCATCATCTCGCCTCTTTGTGGGACGTACTTGCAAGCCCAGTTGTAAACCCTTCTTTGGAGAGTTTCTTCGGGGCAATACAGACATTCCAGCATCATCCATGAACCTTTGTGGGGTCTTGATCACTCGTGAGGATCTGGCACTTACAACAGGCATAATGAAGTGCTTGATGTTTTTTATGAACTTTGATTTACCAGGCTGAGCATCTACAACATCTGCTTGTCCCCCATCAACTAACGTGTCAGTTTCTTCCTGCTTCAAACTATCTTTGTCAAGCCCTATTTCTATCAGCTTAGGAATGATTTTAGCTTGCGGTTTTGGCCTTTTAGACCCAAACAATTGTAGACTTGTCGGTctctttttgtactttttatgtATACCAATAAGTTTGGCGCTTGGTGTCAGTGTGGTAGCTGCCAAAGGAGTAGAAATGTCACAATCCTCCTCAACAATTTTTGGACTATTTTCTGATAATTTAAGTGGAGCAAACTTCCCATCTCTGCTTCTGTGCCTGTGTTTCTGGCGCTGCCCAATCAAACTTTTCCGcctcttttttactt
Protein-coding regions in this window:
- the kmt2bb gene encoding histone-lysine N-methyltransferase 2A isoform X1, producing the protein MMAAAGCGSATAAAVGGQGGTASARGRFPGRPWSSRSRLRSEKRWQLGRSGLEADDVTNGGPRPANLVLSLNEDQSHLRLLGIEASHKILGQAGYSSSGSEEVRSQTDPGGDDFRGFEAERKGSKGPVWSRQNPSKGDAVNTKSKRQSEKLPLKTPALEAAITPPDPVKDVKSLEEIHSLSAEAEPAKDCRKGSKGKKTNSTKSGVSSAAPRITIKLVAKKKMKTAKEPNKKSAKKLKIKGIQDQPKAKDIQGDQISSAHVKLKIEPHEDKHGTEDKGGGTVPARRRGRSATKTEPVCQTSAKVVVDDQKTKESKSADQFDTVKESGTVEPKMNAKKLKHKEIVTEQSSEVNVIRRSNRATLSKRLSDGAAESESLSKSDAILTESKPDVSVTAEAKPARSDRRRQSKRLNKDATEPENLGPLSTETDNLTSPSSDSLKNEETRVPSLKLKKIRNPKYDARASGKNPEKGRRKKKVKKFVWTLTLEKGGSPILGAENTVKVTEKTVSEVDQSNFCDASVNNSLIEMDKKSQTDNSAPQESKSMDSNKDSPNQADESSEEKATVHVEDEVEHVNELPSQETAKTDCGKVVPPLQIKKVSSPGKHKSSKPSFLIQQVSPVPEKKEDVLKDLSEANEDKSPCPDTEVTPTRRLRRRTSSFDSPQTKSVSHNPVTTQKRRLRTSPQDEVTPQVQAEDSSQASTEDSSSHGLPKNSCQVLSEEPSQVTSVNSPEVPIEDSSKITEEPPQVPGEVSPQTVENEVEPQIKEAKPLPVPSKPRRCRNNKLGKKRSVQKKKAVVAPETAVDTELTAVEATITESVLKEDTQPLETAVTQSETNDCTQPEAKQDTVSVEEEQIQPPVKEETDIQLIDSQESLALESQASDPKAPCLQRKSLKKVKKRRKSLIGQRQKHRHRSRDGKFAPLKLSENSPKIVEEDCDISTPLAATTLTPSAKLIGIHKKYKKRPTSLQLFGSKRPKPQAKIIPKLIEIGLDKDSLKQEETDTLVDGGQADVVDAQPGKSKFIKNIKHFIMPVVSARSSRVIKTPQRFMDDAGMSVLPRRNSPKKGLQLGLQVRPTKRRDDGTGRAISPILPMDEEDILSEAQLDVDLFSAQDLDDNIDIADSLFSERKSGKIEKKKSLLKNSSFKWHVPEESNKEVYTLDKTPESKCEDLFLSTPVDKPTELSTELLDAQKKKSPLKFNKQTAHLKIYQRLKKAHAGLLKSKNPTEMDSVSKPPQPPVDLAEGLDDEAMSISLRQRSTKAEKDKSKLKIEDLDSPGVVRKVSVCVRTTNSKSLVLQHSKEEDLAGKDAAQLHPGELRSELNSGAGDCLGSVEKGVSQRARLTGANKRMFNLLRKAKVQLIKIDQQKQLKSSGLLSGPAGARSRDVTAKRQRRKQRVQLGADVSVKTEPPQGQPQLISPLCQEFRRAGGPRIKHVCRAASVVLGQPRALVPDDIPRLSALPLHERTGISPSDITKDVGSPSESDSPGLSDPKVTKVKKPPTFVKRKGLGPFGYRSRRCGVCKGCNHEDDCGKCMNCLDKPKFGGPNTKRQCCVYKRCDQIEERKARRLSGRTAPKGSSKRRRPSFSGGHSSNDEGNEGAADSPSGLQGDDHSPSVRKQPKRIVKPRVYFDLVDYDSDLDDKAVQSSASPARRRGAGPRFSQDFVSLDGFLGDISDDEVRHRKSSSHRVPPGRRKSEKGPLEQTPPSVLAALAHGFEQRDVECSKPTHKIRVDFKEDCTSENVWNMGGLSILTSAPIMPPYVCFLCASKGQHEMLYCQVCCEPFHQFCLEPAERPSEENKENWCCRRCKFCHVCGRKNKHSKPLLECERCQNCYHTSCLGPNYPKQNKKRKAWVCMTCIRCKSCGVTPGKSWDTDWNHDKGLCPDCSKLYELGNYCPICFKCYEDNDYDSQMMQCGTCNHWVHAKCEDLTDELYEILSSLPESVVYSCRPCSVTQPSAWRELLYIELRAGVEKVLACLLSSTLTQHLVTCSQCEKLVDPDSGIEGQPACDLRAVGKKFDKGLYTTLKMFHEDVVQVVRKRLEQEDDLPEEQRPTALARSYYLKLLEEVFNWFNSQDPKVWNPCTKDLPMGMLSHAVHPPTTEHVYAQWQEREEFSSMAPLGLLQEDNGQSLDVKEEEAVSPMSGEPTCRNHFKTSRAVRLKFKGKRGRLSKADLDTGWSKDDERQCSLCQKYGDLKPNEAGRLLYLGQNEWAHVNCCLWSAEVFEEDNGSLLHVHSAVTRGRLMRCERCNQTGATVGCCLTSCQSNYHFMCARSRHCVFQDDKKVYCYKHRHLISGRMITGQEFEVNRRVYVDFEGISLRRKFLTGLEPELINVMIGSLQIDRLGVLTELSASKGKLCPVGFQCSRWYWSTVNPLRRCKYTCTVREVRPVVPEKPVEEMPDQGDNHTIAHSPCPLPESEAQVTDITEPQPPMEETFVQGPPSKLDHGARPKIPSYPQTRRPAGGMSRPLPSPGLTQVKPHHILTISDLEETRRVRRHSPHSQTTGSRTHISPPPLGPLTGPITLRAGKSSHPTSPLFPLGATDNLITSPSSRPVGGRSASSVRCPGNTMTHCTSSFFPQSTWQDSAGSFPSPNLSFSSSIQHLPRNRLSFDLSQPDSVEVPHNFLASPEPEDVSPANGSSPQGDLNQQKGEEEFPYSSFHKDPTMSLGQEMRTELEIEETLLNEGVAMNCGGQIVVEGDDQEEFWGRAQEVHKRKPLVANLPRSAASAGDELGNSSSDDDMEHYFDFSRKIVSCPGSKDHSKSPSSPSSRPMAQLDGVDDGTESDASMATNDDAQKVEGSCQAQIQAKNLKNKNLPESETTNGTQAVQSLFPEASSNKGHIDLSSVNISAASKKPTDGSPHDPSKSCDASHSNVENISFVSQHISRNSPIKEQSSDTPLVNQETMLPTPVHDALPNLLTKVPATSYSEDLFQGSSLAFASGTPLVLERCDTSSHLPEMTPGLEGTPLETQQSEACKPLNSEPDSSHFVSSTERSTVLMNHLTANTMEPSLANSADNSQGTLLDLLQPSPLMSADVQTPSQGLVDSLQMYSCLPGFSQPPLTSITLQPVTSSQESPTFPSVEPLPAKLTTLSTVGDMTQTLLNVAPQNDPVLSSTSGTCPPAGTCGTITLPIYSTQTQPLGSTSVTIVSSSASISALSGLSTQCSAIPTPVQTTSAPVILNGYSSSSVQKEATAGHTISINFSTPRPTLEPQQPVLPQALPGHAILTVKEVGGPNVDPTPHVLLVNRLGQIFVKNPESNTFQLPTPNSPSYNCVTQIASLLQSNALSATLAAAGNMTAPAPAANIATAVAPLVTPTVQNPTTITQLLTHNSNGAVASVNVKKPRKNAKTSKDETVSEVKKTKKKKESSAPRKSKSSKASGQSALSVENPAMTPAESAQAIINQAMASNYTPKWSGLRTLSPSSLVLPPDLLIEPEPPVLPQSPSPTPAPAPPPAPRPRTHVRMKRVSSLSDRIVTKKSKVDFLQPEPISEDEEHHRPTFPSISSRASGVRIKTPTVKGVLNLDELKEEHLSNSDSSGSESWDYISRGEGKPQAWEPVGHSTLTDWKKYSGAASTSDDEPPPSDKDEECPTNRDQPHLRFEITSDDGFSVEADSIEVAWKAVIDGVQEARAIARLRPLTFQRITGAHMLGLVHDAVVFLLEQLQGAHRCQRHTFRFFKQFSQEDDLPVNPSGCARSELYLRKSTFDIFNFLASQHRQLPDIGPYDDEEDEVLLKSTRRATSLELPMAMRFRHLERTSKEAVGVYRSAIHGRGLFCKRNIEAGEMVIEYAGIVIRSVLTDKREKYYDGKGIGCYMFRIDDFDVVDATMHGNAARFINHSCEPNCYSRVINVEGRKHIVIFALRKIYRGEELTYDYKFPIEDASNKLNCNCGARRCRRFLN